A genome region from Chloroflexota bacterium includes the following:
- a CDS encoding rRNA pseudouridine synthase, with the protein MERLHKFLARAGVTSRRKCEELIAAGRVRVNGETVSTPGSKVDPEHDRIEVDGRLITLPQQHIYLMLNKPVGYVCTVRDPQGRPTIVDLIPPGRRLYPVGRLDMESEGLVLLTDDGDLTQRLTHPSYEHEKEYHVLVDGEPGPHTLQRLREGIPLEDGLTWPADVTVLGHDSEGTWLRFVIHEGRKRQLRRMCEAVGHPVRRLVRVRIGPLQLGSLPQGQYRALTEEECTMLRKAVGLTKK; encoded by the coding sequence TTGATTGCTGCAGGGAGGGTAAGGGTCAATGGAGAGACGGTCTCCACGCCTGGAAGCAAAGTGGACCCTGAACACGATCGCATTGAAGTGGATGGCAGGCTGATCACCTTGCCGCAGCAGCATATATATCTCATGCTCAACAAGCCTGTTGGCTATGTCTGCACAGTCCGCGACCCTCAAGGGCGCCCCACCATCGTGGATTTGATACCGCCCGGGAGACGCCTTTACCCCGTGGGTCGGTTGGACATGGAAAGCGAAGGCCTGGTGCTCCTGACCGATGATGGAGACCTGACACAACGGCTCACCCACCCAAGTTATGAGCATGAGAAAGAATATCACGTGTTGGTAGATGGAGAGCCCGGACCGCACACCCTACAGCGTCTGCGAGAGGGCATCCCATTGGAAGATGGCCTAACCTGGCCAGCGGATGTGACGGTACTGGGTCATGATTCTGAGGGAACTTGGTTGCGCTTTGTCATCCATGAAGGGCGGAAACGACAATTGCGCCGCATGTGCGAAGCAGTAGGGCATCCCGTGCGCAGGCTGGTCCGAGTGCGCATAGGGCCTCTGCAATTGGGGTCTCTGCCTCAAGGCCAGTATCGTGCACTGACGGAAGAAGAATGCACCATGCTCAGAAAAGCAGTCGGTTTAACGAAAAAGTGA
- a CDS encoding (d)CMP kinase → MIAIDGPAAAGKSTIGELLAKELGYLYFDTGVMYRAVTWVALQRGIDTADEKEVTELVEQIHIEVTQPTVADGRQYTVYVDGRDVTWDLRRTEVDQNVSPVSAYPGVRAALTVQQRRIGQRGKVVMVGRDIGTVVLPDAPLKIYLDATLEERARRRHLENLRRGQKSSYAKILRDMRRRDKIDSERDTAPLRPAADAVVIDTTNLSIAQVMELVRKLVKERDS, encoded by the coding sequence ATGATCGCCATAGACGGCCCGGCAGCAGCAGGGAAAAGCACGATCGGAGAACTGTTGGCCAAAGAATTGGGTTATTTGTATTTCGACACAGGCGTGATGTATCGCGCGGTGACCTGGGTGGCCTTGCAACGGGGCATCGATACCGCCGATGAGAAGGAGGTTACCGAGCTGGTAGAACAGATTCATATTGAAGTCACTCAGCCAACTGTCGCGGATGGGAGGCAGTACACGGTATACGTGGATGGGCGGGACGTAACATGGGACCTGCGCCGTACCGAGGTAGACCAGAACGTCTCGCCAGTGTCTGCATATCCTGGTGTGCGTGCAGCGCTAACTGTCCAGCAACGCCGCATTGGTCAGCGTGGAAAGGTGGTCATGGTGGGGCGTGACATTGGCACCGTTGTATTGCCCGATGCTCCGCTCAAAATCTACCTGGACGCTACATTGGAGGAGCGAGCTAGACGGCGGCACCTGGAGAACTTGCGGCGCGGTCAGAAGTCTTCTTATGCGAAGATTCTACGTGACATGCGCAGACGCGATAAGATAGACAGTGAGCGCGACACAGCTCCGCTGCGCCCTGCTGCAGACGCAGTGGTTATTGATACGACCAACCTAAGCATCGCCCAGGTGATGGAATTGGTGCGGAAACTAGTGAAAGAAAGGGATTCGTAA
- a CDS encoding 1-acyl-sn-glycerol-3-phosphate acyltransferase, which yields MFRRIANFVLCLLFKLIFKIEFTGIGNVPKQGPFIAMMNHIYFLDPVLVSALSPRFIVIMSKIENYRNPLFAPIMRLYGTFPVRRGELDMSAIRTSLQVLEQGHGLLMAPEGTRSRTHTLQEGRDGMAWLALRTNAPIVPVALSGQERLGHYLRRLRRTPLRIVFGEPFRFRTVEGTQRREQLHAMTNEAMYRLAALLPPSYRGIYHNLEQATQQFIVPYQSEQG from the coding sequence GTGTTTCGTCGGATCGCCAATTTCGTCCTGTGCCTCCTCTTCAAACTGATTTTCAAAATAGAGTTCACAGGTATTGGCAATGTCCCAAAGCAGGGACCGTTCATCGCGATGATGAACCACATTTACTTTCTTGATCCGGTTCTGGTCAGCGCCCTATCTCCCCGCTTCATCGTCATCATGTCCAAGATAGAAAACTATCGCAATCCACTTTTTGCGCCCATCATGCGCTTGTATGGCACCTTTCCTGTGCGACGTGGCGAGCTGGATATGAGCGCAATCCGCACATCGTTACAAGTTTTGGAGCAGGGGCATGGCTTGCTGATGGCGCCAGAGGGAACCCGTAGCCGAACGCATACTTTGCAAGAGGGACGCGATGGCATGGCCTGGCTTGCCTTGCGTACCAATGCACCCATTGTGCCGGTAGCGCTAAGCGGCCAGGAACGGCTGGGGCACTATTTGAGGCGACTGCGCCGAACTCCTCTGCGCATCGTATTTGGTGAGCCATTCCGGTTCAGGACTGTAGAAGGCACACAGCGTCGTGAGCAACTGCATGCCATGACCAACGAAGCGATGTACCGTCTTGCTGCGTTATTGCCGCCTTCTTATCGCGGTATCTATCACAACCTAGAGCAGGCTACGCAGCAATTCATCGTTCCCTACCAAAGCGAGCAAGGGTAG